One window of Hujiaoplasma nucleasis genomic DNA carries:
- a CDS encoding NAD(P)/FAD-dependent oxidoreductase: protein MIDCIVIGGGAGGLAAAIEIKRLGHNVLLIEREDKLGGILNQCIHNGFGLEIFKEEYTGPEYADKYIKLFLREKINYLIDTTVIDLYKEEDIFIVKTSSETLGIREYKSKSICLSTGSYERTRGQISIPGDRPYGVITAGSAQRYINIDGYMTGKRVFILGSGDIGLIMARRMTLEGAKVLGVAEIMPYSNGLNRNIVQCLNDFDIPLYLSHTVTNIKADDSNHLKEIRVMKVDDSFNVIKDTEIDFQVDTLLLSVGLIPDIILLDQLDVEIDPLTKSVKVDQSNQTSIEGLFVCGNALQIHDLVDNVSKESQRTGKAIDLYLRNTNHSNKKISFIPGVNIAYLTPQYIDFSNPNEKVVVSFRPKKKIEKSLLKVIQNDRIVYEKKKMFLLPAEMETIELDILHFDENQPITLELEVIS, encoded by the coding sequence ATGATTGACTGTATTGTCATCGGTGGGGGTGCTGGTGGATTAGCAGCTGCCATTGAAATTAAAAGATTAGGCCATAATGTTTTACTTATTGAAAGAGAAGATAAATTAGGTGGAATATTAAACCAATGTATTCATAACGGTTTTGGTCTAGAGATTTTTAAAGAAGAATATACAGGGCCAGAATATGCGGATAAATACATCAAATTATTTTTAAGAGAAAAAATAAATTATCTTATTGACACCACAGTCATAGATCTATATAAAGAAGAAGATATATTTATAGTAAAGACATCAAGTGAAACCTTAGGAATTCGAGAGTATAAATCAAAATCTATATGTTTATCGACAGGTTCATACGAGAGAACCAGAGGACAAATTTCTATTCCTGGAGACAGGCCCTATGGGGTCATAACTGCTGGATCAGCACAAAGATATATAAACATAGATGGGTATATGACTGGGAAAAGAGTTTTTATATTAGGTTCAGGAGATATTGGATTAATTATGGCTAGGAGAATGACTCTAGAAGGAGCCAAAGTCTTAGGTGTAGCTGAAATTATGCCGTATTCAAATGGTTTAAATCGCAATATTGTTCAATGTCTCAATGACTTTGACATTCCTCTTTACTTATCACATACAGTTACTAATATAAAAGCAGATGATTCAAATCATTTAAAAGAAATAAGGGTGATGAAGGTTGATGATAGTTTCAATGTGATTAAAGACACTGAAATAGATTTTCAAGTAGATACTTTATTACTATCCGTCGGATTAATACCAGATATTATCTTATTGGACCAACTCGATGTAGAAATTGATCCTTTAACTAAAAGTGTCAAAGTTGACCAGTCAAATCAAACAAGTATAGAAGGATTATTTGTATGTGGAAACGCCCTACAAATTCATGATTTGGTTGACAATGTATCTAAGGAAAGCCAAAGAACAGGAAAAGCTATCGATCTGTATTTGCGAAATACAAATCATTCAAACAAGAAAATCAGTTTTATTCCTGGGGTAAATATTGCATATCTTACGCCGCAATATATAGATTTCTCAAATCCTAATGAAAAGGTTGTTGTTTCTTTCAGGCCAAAGAAAAAAATAGAAAAATCATTGTTAAAAGTTATTCAAAACGATAGAATAGTATATGAGAAGAAGAAAATGTTTTTATTACCCGCAGA